The sequence ttgcaCAGAATTATTTTAACATGTTCCTTAAGGCAAGAGGAAAGTCAGATATAATAGCCACTGCTCGAAGGACCTAGTACTTGAATCCTACCACAGTGAAGACTCCTACTTTGTGAACGATCAGATCCAGTCCTGAATGATTCTGTTATGTTAGGGTAGGGAAAATGTCCCATAATTTGGGGAAAAATAggaataaagttgtttttttcctgcttgTTGGAAATAGCCAAGAGTAGAGCAACTGCTAACCAGTAGCACTTGTGAAATTCAAAGCTATACTTATTCCTACCAGTTTCTAGATTTTAACGTTTTCTTCCCCCcatgcctttaatttctttttttttttaaatatggaacgcttcacgaatttgcgtgtcatccttgcgcaggggccatgctaatcttctctgtaccgttccaattttagtgtatgtgctgccgaagcgagcacccctttgccttttatttctgttGCGCATGCCTTTCTGTCTTCACACTACTTCTCAGCACAACCAGTAAACACTCAAGTAGAATTGCCTGGCTACCCATAACATGGAGCCACGTTAGTGCGGTTTGGCTAGGCCTGCATTCTGGAACATGTCACCTTACCTCTCCATGCCTTTTCCTCATCCCAAAAGTGAGGGGATTGGACAACATTAGTGTTTTCCCTCTCGGGGTCCCTACATTACACTGCTCCATGAAGTCAGTGGTGGAGCCGCTTTCAAAACTTCaggccagcccagccagcgtggctcagtggttgagcatcgaccaggaggtcacggttcgattcctggtcatggcacatgcccaggttgcaggctcagtccccagtgtggggcatgcaggaggcagccgatctatgattctctctcatcattgattgtttctctctctccctctcccatcctctctgaaatcaataaaaatatattttaaaaaacaacacacaaaacttCAGGCCAGTTAGTGGAAATCACACCATTACCTGCAACTAGCCACCTACTAACCCTggtgtatttgttttcttttgtttagaattttatcAGCCAAGTTCATGCTAATCACATTGGTAGTTATAAATGGAAAGGTGTTAGTTTAGTAAATTTTTAGTAGGAAAATTTCCAAAACATTAAATTTACCATGGAAAATTAATAATGGGTCTTTGTGAATCACTGGCTTAAGTGATCTCGAAGGTCCCTGGTACACCTGATGTGGCTGCCCAAACAGATCCTGCCTCTTTTTGGGTACTCTAATAAAAATACTCGGGAACAAATttgtaaaattaaacatttattttgaaaataaaagctgAACATTACTATAAACATTTGAGGACCTTTGTataccaaataaaaaaataaaataaccacccAGACGGCGTGgcctagtggttgagcatcgacctatgaaccaggaggtcactgtttgattccccgtcagggcacctgcccgggttgcgggcttcagccctagtgtggggcatgcaggaggcagccgatccatgattctctcttatcattgatgtttctctctctctccccccccttcctctctgaaatcaataaaaatatattttaaaaaacaaaataaccaaaTTAGATATGTCATTTTCGAAGGCAAATGATCAAATGTTCAACCTAACTAGTAATAGGAACAGTGCATATTAAAATGACAGATCAGTCACACCTTATCaggtaaaatattataaaattctcTTAATACCAAGACTGGGCAAGGATGTGTGAATTAGTAAAAGCACTTCAGAAGGCAGTAGTTGTCAGTACCTAGTGAAGTTGTAAACTTACAAATCTGCACGCTATTTGTGGTCGTGCACACAGGAGAAATCCATATACCTACAGACACGTGTTCCAGAATGCTAGCTGCTGCACTGtttgttgttaaaaaaaattggaagcgCCTTGGATATCTGTCATTTGAGGAGTGGACAAATTGATTTGCTAATTTGATATATCCAGTATACAGTATACAGTAGTTAAAATGAGTCCTTAAGTTTATGGGATTACATCTTTAAAAAAGGATGTGGAATAAATactatttatgtaaaattttaatgtgtGCAAAGCAATGCTAtacatcatctatctatatatatgtatatatatgtttttctttgcatacatatgtgtgtgcccATATATGCATAGTGGACatacatttctgtgtgtgtgtgtattgctgtGGATATTTGTATAGGTGTGTATTTATGTTTGGAATGTGAAGGATATGCCCACCCTTAAGATAGTGCCTGTGTATGTgacggaggagggaggaaaggatagAAGAGCTTCAACTGGGTCtttatgttttacatatttaaacattCTCTGTCAAAAAGGAAAATGTCAGTGTTAAATCTGGGTGGTGTGTAGAtgggctgattttttttcctttgatttctatGCATATGTGAAACATTTCACATCTATGGGGGGAAAGGATCTGGATGAACAGGGATCAGCTAATTGGGGCCTGCAAAACCACTATGTGCTGAAGTATACCTTAAATAGACGTGAGAGTGGGGTAGTACCTCGATTTTGGaatcttttattattaactagtttTGGTAGTGTTGACCTGAACAAAATGCATTTAATGGCTGAAGGACTTCTTTtccttagttgttttttttttttaatgatagaatTTTTCATTGCTCCTTAGGTCAGCTGCAACTTGGAACCTCATCTGAGGGGCAATGTGTATGTTCAGTACCAATCGTAAGTATTCTGAACATAAAATGTGTTCACAGTTTGTCACAGTATAGTGTTGTGACTATGTTGGTGTCTGGGATTCTTTCCACGGAATGATATAGCTTTAATAtgcatggtatttttaaaaacgtaAATATTAAGAGCTGATATAGAAATATAGAAGGGATTTGAAAAGAATACATTTGGATTTCATTCTTTGTATAAGTACATAGTTTTGAATCTTTTGTAATGTagttattttttacttatataattttaataattaaaatacaaactgAAAGGGATAACTACATTAGAGGAAAGCATAAATCAAAAGAGCCAGGAATTGAAGCCCCAAGTAATCTCAGTGTGTATCATTTCtgcttgttttgttgtttgcCTGGGCCACACCGTGGCTAATGAGTTAAATTAaccattgtaataaaaatagtGATCTTAATTGAGAAACAATGGGCACTGATAATGGGAAACACTTCTGCATTTTTAATGGTCCCATCTTTTGGTTTAAGAAGCTTTGACTCTAGCCAGTTTCCATGCATCAGAGCCTCTCAGAGAGTTGGTAAAAAGGGTTCCTGAATAAATGGTGAGCTTCAGGAGCTGGAATGTTCTAATGAGGACTCTCTTAGTGGTACAGAAGCAGTAAGCTTGGAGGTCCTACAAGAAACTAATAAAAGGATTTGTTAACAACAGCATTAATCTACATATTAGAACATTACTGTAAAGCGTGTCCTTTAATTTGTGGTTTAAAAGGGAAGAAGAATGCCAAGCGGCCTTTTCTCTGTTTAACGGAAGATGGTATGCAGGACGACAGCTTCAGTGTGAATTCTGCCCAGTGACCCGGTGGAAAATGGCaatttgtggtaaaatataacaTGATGATTTATCCCCAGTTGTTCTACTGTTATATAAGAGGAAATTCTTAGTGaagaaattgtattttaaagAGGTGAAGCATAGCTTTTACCTCACACAGTAGATGAGCTGAGACCATTATATAAAGGACATTACATTTTAGATCTGTGACAGACCTTGTGTGTCTCTTTGTGCATGATATGATTGAGGTCACAGTGTATGGGTGACAGAGTTGGGCTAGAATTGGGTCTTGTGGTcctcagtgctggggccccatgTCTAACTCTTTAGGAAGCCTGAGAAGCTGGGGCCCTGGAAGCCACCTTTCCTTATTGCAGTTTCAGAGATGTTTGCTGTTGATGGCTCCCCTCACTTAAGCTGTGTTGTTTTCCCCATCTTTATCCCCAATGAATCTTTGCTCATCTTTGCCACCTAAAAACATTACCTATAACATCCCCTGCCTTACTTGAAAAACATGCTTTTGTGCAGTAGATTGATTCTAGCTGTGGGATGTGGTGAGGGCACATTCAGTCAGACTGACTCATCGACAGTGGCCCCAAATCAGGAAATGAGTCAGTCCCTTGAGTAGCCAGCAATTTTGATggccttgttctttttttatttctcttggatggGCTTAGCCAAACTGTACTGCTAAGGTACCGGAAGCAAAGACATGGAGCTATTTGCGTCTTAAGGGAGCACATCCCTGatcctttacttttcttttctttgctttacACGTGTCTGCTTAACacctcttatttaaaaatatataatttacaaagtctGAATCTTTGGCAACTTGGTCGTAATAGATGCTGTCACttaaaaaccatttattgaagaagggAGGGGAATATTTTTGAATCCCTTGCTTTGGAAAACGAGAAGAACTATTACACCTTAAGTTTAAAGGCTTGGGGGGATGAAAGAAGTGGACCCGTTTTATCCACAAAGGTGTTTACTTTGGTCAGTTCCTGGCAGTCCAGTATGGTTTCACTGCGGTGATTCTGAGTGTGACTTTGACTCTCCCAAAGCAGGAGACTAtttcacttgttttgtttttcaaaataatagtTTGGTAATTTTTCCCATTAACGAGTGATGTTGAGCAGTTTTTCGTGTCCttcttattggccatttgtcTATTTCCTTTGGAGAGATGTGTATTCCGATCCTTTGCCTGTTTTTATGTAGGTTACATATCtttttactattgagttgtaagagttcatGATTTATTCTACAGATAAGTCCTTTTATTAGAtctatgatttgtaaatattttctcccattatgtggcttgtcttttcactctGATGGTGGCcattgaagcacaaaagtttttaattttgatgataaCCCGTTTAtctaagttttttctttttttaaaacttgtgctTTTTCTGTCATGTCTAACAATCCATTGCTTAGCCCTGTGTCACAAAGATTTTACTTGTATGTTTATTTCAAAGTTTCATAGCTTCGTATCTTACATTTAGGAGTCATcgttttaactttctttttgcaTATAGTGTGTGATATGGAGGTATTTCTCTTTTAACTGTTTTTACATATTTGGGAAAtttactgctttaaaaaaaatttgaagacccCAAAAAGATTTCTGAGTTGTTCAACTAGATTTCACTTTGACAAGAATCTTCCATATTAAAAATACTTGGTAAATTTAAAAGCGTTAGGCCAATGTTTACCATCTTCTTCTTAAAGTGTTAATTAGGGATCTGCATTGTCAGTGAGTGGGATGGTGAAATCCTAGAAAAAATTGGAGTTACCACTTGTGTCATTTGCACACCACACAGTAATCCAGTAGAGAAGCAGTATATCCTGGCTAATTAAGATTTCTGATTTGTTACTTTTCACAGTGCCATTTGTTAGAGCActtgaatatatttgaaattctgGGAACCAAAACTGTGACATCAATTTATGTAAGCcccttttaaataatataaagaagaaaatagttcTGTCACGTCCAACATGAGAAATGTCCTTTCTAAGAAGGATAAGTGCCAGCAATAAATGCTCTTTCCTCACTGTGCCATTGCAGGTTTGTATGAAATACAGCAGTGCCCAAGAGGAAAACACTGCAACTTTCTTCACGTGTTCAGAAATCCCAACAATGAATTTTGGGAAGCTAATAGGGACATCTACCTGTCTCCAGATCGGTCTGGCTCTTCCTTTGGCAAGAACTccgagaggagagagaggatgggcCACCATGATGAGTACTAtggcaggcccaggaggaggagaagccccAGTCTGGCCCGTTTCTATAAAAGGAATGGAGAAGCTGAGAGGAAAAGAAGTACCCACAGGGATAAGAAGTCTCACAGACACACAGCCAAAAGTCGTGAAAGGCACAGTTCACgaagtagagaaagaaaaagggaccGCAGTTGGGGCCGGGGCAGCCGGACCAAGAGCCACCGGAGCCGAAgcaggagccggagccggagccggagccggagctggAGTCCAAGCCCCTCTAAGTTCAGGAATTACAGTGGGAGAAGGTCAGGTAGTAGAGATGGAACTGTCCATAGTCCCAAATCCAAATAAACTGATTGTGTTTTTAAATGATCGCATATGTTATTTATTATGGCTGCTCTATACCTGGGTAGAGGGCTCTGATTTTAAATGGATTACTAAGTCTGGTAGAACCCCATATCATCTAtaactctatttaaaaatattagcatggctggcgtggttcagtggttgagtgtcgacctatgaaccaggagatcacggttcaattcctggtcagggcacatgcccatgttgtaggctcgatccccagtagggggcatacaggaggcagaggatcagtgattctcatcattgatatttctatctctccccctcccttcctttctgaaatcaataaaaatatatttttaaaaaatacttttctctgATAACTTATATGCTTCTTTTAGAAAACCTAAATGTATAAACAACATGAATATTACTTGTAATCCTAACCCTTAAAAAGAACCAGTTAACAATGGAGCATtactttagtctttttttctcttcgTATGGGTGTGTGCACATTTTTTTACACAAAGAACATAGATGTCTGCAGTTAGATATGCTTTTTGTCACAAAATATTGTCATACTTTCTCAAGGCCTATTCTGAATGTTATTTTTACTCACTGCATAATGTGGAACTCTTAATTTATTCAACCATATCCTTCTTGTCggattttaagttattttaacttttacaCTATTAAAGAACCCTGTGCTATAAACAAATAATCCTGTGGTAGATTTCCTTACTTTCAtacatttctgattatttccttaggataaattaCATCAAGAGAGATGAATACTGAAGTATTTCCAAATTGCCCTACAGAAAAACTACACAGATCATGAGTAATAAATTTTGCTATTCCCACACCCCACATTACTTTTCACCAACTTGGTAACTTTTATGTGTTTAACTTTGTTTCTGTACAATTGGCTAAGtaaaatactttttctatatttaatgGCCGTTAAATTTGGTTGTTTGCCCCTTATTAATAATCTATTGGATTTTTCTGCATGTAATAGCTTGTGCTCAATCAAGGTTATGAGTTGTAGTATTAAGCGGCAGTGTCATATGGAGGGGaagcaatttttgtttttattatttagagagaggaaaggagagagagaaacatcaatggtgagagtatcatcaattggctgcctcttgcctcTCCCCTcttactggggcttgagcccaaaacacaggcatatgccctgactggacctcctggttcagtggttggcaaactgcgtgcggctcgcgagccacattcggctctttggccccttgagtgtggctcttccacaaaataccacgtgcaggcgcgcacatacagtgtgattgaaactttgtggcccatgcacagaagtcggttttcggctctcaaatttcaatcgttgtactgttgatatttggctctgttgactaatgagtttgctgaccactgtcctggttcatgggtcattgctcaaccactgagctacaccaactGGGCAGAAAGAAGCAGTTTTTTAAACCACAGACCAAGTTCATTATCCTGAAAAATGTCCAtgttaaatattgttttttaaaacttactagtATTACCTGA comes from Eptesicus fuscus isolate TK198812 chromosome 1, DD_ASM_mEF_20220401, whole genome shotgun sequence and encodes:
- the ZRSR2 gene encoding U2 small nuclear ribonucleoprotein auxiliary factor 35 kDa subunit-related protein 2 isoform X3, which gives rise to MKWLRSKDKYTYNVDGQVGRASQFAVCSPSNSESRQKLHEEWLLREQKAQEEFRIKKEKEEAARKRQEEQERKLKEEWEEQQRKEKEEEEQKLQEKREREEAVQKMLERAENELENSATWQNPEPPTDVRIMEKDRANCPFYSKTGACRFGDRCSRKHNFPTSSPTLLIRSMFTTFGMEQCRRDDYDPDASLEYSEEETYQQFLDFYEDVLPEFKNVGKVIQFKVSCNLEPHLRGNVYVQYQSEEECQAAFSLFNGRWYAGRQLQCEFCPVTRWKMAICGLYEIQQCPRGKHCNFLHVFRNPNNEFWEANRDIYLSPDRSGSSFGKNSERRERMGHHDEYYGRPRRRRSPSLARFYKRNGEAERKRSTHRDKKSHRHTAKSRERHSSRSRERKRDRSWGRGSRTKSHRSRSRSRSRSRSRSWSPSPSKFRNYSGRRSGSRDGTVHSPKSK
- the ZRSR2 gene encoding U2 small nuclear ribonucleoprotein auxiliary factor 35 kDa subunit-related protein 2 isoform X4: MGRTAEKRERRGGAEATGEERKRGDSCHRRINALHITASSLLSHSSGCIFSEAVQKMLERAENELENSATWQNPEPPTDVRIMEKDRANCPFYSKTGACRFGDRCSRKHNFPTSSPTLLIRSMFTTFGMEQCRRDDYDPDASLEYSEEETYQQFLDFYEDVLPEFKNVGKVIQFKVSCNLEPHLRGNVYVQYQSEEECQAAFSLFNGRWYAGRQLQCEFCPVTRWKMAICGLYEIQQCPRGKHCNFLHVFRNPNNEFWEANRDIYLSPDRSGSSFGKNSERRERMGHHDEYYGRPRRRRSPSLARFYKRNGEAERKRSTHRDKKSHRHTAKSRERHSSRSRERKRDRSWGRGSRTKSHRSRSRSRSRSRSRSWSPSPSKFRNYSGRRSGSRDGTVHSPKSK